Below is a window of Gammaproteobacteria bacterium DNA.
TATTCATTAATACACTATTACCTTTTTTTGCGTGGCTGACACTGGTGTTGAATGTGTTGGGCTGGTTTGCGCATCGTCAGTGGCAAAGAACTTTGCTCGGAATGATTGGGCCCACCTTGCTGTTGTTATCGCTATATCCGTGGTTTCAGTATGCCTGGAGCACCTATGTGACCTACAGTGCGTTGGCGATCATGGTCATGGTGTCTATCTGGGACTTATTCTCTACAGCCAATAGACGTTGCGATGGCGAGGGGCAGTGTATTCAAGACGCAACGAACGACGATTTGCGGCGCTGATTGTCAGGCTGCTTGTGCTTGATATCGTCTTCAGCGGGGCCATGGCGCTGAGCGTGCGTTGGAAGAAAGAGAGGACAGCATGAACAAAACCGTCAGCCATAAGGAACATCAAGTTGATTCGCGCCTTCATATTGTCGTCATCGGCAGCGGTTCAGCTGCGTTTGCCGGTGCCTTAGCGGCCACTGAACGAGGGGCGCGGGTCACTATGGTTGAGGGGGGCGACGTGATTGGCGGCTGTTGTGTCAACGTTGGTTGCGTTCCCTCGAAAATTTTGATTCGTGCGGCTCATCTTGCCTATCAACAGGCACATCATGCGTTTGCGGCGATTGAGCACCACGAGCCCAAAATAGACCGAGCAAAGCTAACGGCGCAGATAAGTGAGCGGGTGAAATCACTCAGGTTTGCAAAGTACGAACGCATTCTGAGTCGTAACCCATCGATCGATTTTATCAGGGGGTGGGCCAAACTTCTGGATGCACGCACAGTGGAAGTTCTTACACCACAAAATCAGAGCGTTCGAATTGTTGCCGATAAGATTTTGATTGCCACTGGTGCCACACCATGGATTCCGCCAATTCCCGGCTTGGAGAAAACACCCTATTGGAGATCGACAGAGGAAATATTTGCGGACGAAATGCCGCACCATCTTGTTGTCATCGGTTCCTCTGTCATTGCCGTTGAGTTGGCTCAGGCCTATCGACGACTTGGCGCAGAGGTAACCATTTTAGCGCGTCATAGACTGTTATCGAAATATGACGCCATTCTTGGGGACAATTTGGTTAAATACTTTGCGGAAGAAGGCATTCGAGTCATCACTCAAGCAACAGTTAAAAATGTGGTGTATCAAGCGGGCGAATTTGTTGTCAGCTTGGGGAATGAAAAGGTTTGTGGCGATCGGTTATTAGTGGCGACGGGCAGACGACCGAATACGGCCGACTTGAACTTGGCCGCCGCGGGCGTGGCAACCGATGATAGCGG
It encodes the following:
- the merA gene encoding mercury(II) reductase, producing MNKTVSHKEHQVDSRLHIVVIGSGSAAFAGALAATERGARVTMVEGGDVIGGCCVNVGCVPSKILIRAAHLAYQQAHHAFAAIEHHEPKIDRAKLTAQISERVKSLRFAKYERILSRNPSIDFIRGWAKLLDARTVEVLTPQNQSVRIVADKILIATGATPWIPPIPGLEKTPYWRSTEEIFADEMPHHLVVIGSSVIAVELAQAYRRLGAEVTILARHRLLSKYDAILGDNLVKYFAEEGIRVITQATVKNVVYQAGEFVVSLGNEKVCGDRLLVATGRRPNTADLNLAAAGVATDDSGAIIVNERLETSCPGIYAAGDCANLPQLVYVAAAAGHRAGMNMMGERGVLNLDAVPMVIFTDPQVATVGLSPQEAIAQGLRVETRTLSLDNVPRALANFDERGFIRLVAEADNQCLLGAQILAHDAGEMIQTVAVAIEQRMSVTEFAEMLFPYLTMNEGLKLCAQAFFKDVSQLSCCAG
- the merC gene encoding mercury transporter MerC, translated to MNAIAKKLAFLGDKVGTLGAIVAAMGCSMCFPALAGLAGVLGLSFLSRWEGIFINTLLPFFAWLTLVLNVLGWFAHRQWQRTLLGMIGPTLLLLSLYPWFQYAWSTYVTYSALAIMVMVSIWDLFSTANRRCDGEGQCIQDATNDDLRR